ACCACCGGCACTGCAGAGCCTGCCGCCAAGCTGCGAGGAACCGTTCGAACAATGGCGGCGCAGACTGACCTTGGTGCCGGTCGGTCTCGGCAAAGCGCTGCGCGACACCTATCAAGGCATCAGCCCCGCGCTAACGAAGCAACTCATCAACTTCTCCTCGAAGGATCAGGCACCGATACCGCTCTCAGCCAGCACTCCTGTCGAAGAGATCAGCGACAAGCAATGGCAATTGCTTCATACGCGCTGGAGGCGATGGCTGAACCAACTCAGTTGTGACGACTTCATCCTTCAGCTGGATGAGGCTGGCGGCTATCGCGTCTGGAACGACCCGGCCGACTCATCGAGCAACAGCGAATCACTCAGCCTGCGTCTAGGGCTCTATTACCGGAAGCATCTCAACGAGCGACAACTGCTGAAAGAAAGCCAGGACCTGCAACAACTTCTGGAACAGAGCCGACAACGAGAACAGGCTCAGCGCCTCGAGCAGGTCCAGCGGCTGAAGGCCACTGGCGGCGCCGATGATCTGCAACGTCAGGCCGATGCCATTCTCTGTCAGGCCGCTCCTGACAGGGGAAGCATTGAGCAGGCCCAGAAGCTTTACCAACGGGCGAAGCGACTGCGCAGGTCCATTCCCTTAATCGAAGAGCGACTGGTCCACCACGATCAACGCCTCGCACTAATTGACGGCAGCGCAGGCTTTCTGGCAGACCTGATGCAGGCGGACTGGGACGAGGCCGGCGACCGCAACCAACAATTGCTTGAGCTGAAGGTTGAACTGGAGGAACTGCTCACCCCTCGCCGTCGCCGTCGCCGTAGCGGTCCGCCACCGGGGCAACCTCAGCCACTGGAGATCCGCTCACAGCATGGACTGGTGATTCAGGTGGGGCGTAACCACCGCCAGAACGAATGGATCAGCCTGCGTCAAGCTCGTGCAGGGGACCTCTGGTTTCACGCGCAGGAGTGTCCAGGCAGCCACGTGGTGCTGAAGGCCTCAGAAGCGGCCGCTGGCGAACCAGACCTGCAGCTTGCGGCAGACCTTGCCGCCTGGTTCAGCCGGGCGAAAGGCAATCGACGTGTGCCGGTGGTCATGACTGGAGTGGAACATCTACAGAGAATCCCGGGCACTGCTCCAGGAACCGTGAGACATCGTCAAGCCGAGTTGGTCTGGGCGGAACCGGACCGTGCACAGAAAGCCCTTGAAGCTTGGGAACCCCTAGCCTGACACCAGCAAACTGCTCGCTCACCTCTGACGCCGATCACGCCTGAAGAGTCCCCGAAGCTGTCACCGCCGCCGCCGATTCGGATCGGAGTTCAGGCCGGTCCCCCCAACGACGTGGAAATGCCTCTGGTCGACCACCTGGAGGAGCTTCGTCAGAGAGTGCTGCGCAGTCTTGCCGCAGTGGTTGTCTGTGCCTTGGCCTGCCTTGTGGCGGTGCGTCCTCTGGTCAGAATTCTGGAAGAGCCTGCTGGTTCGATCCGCTTCCTGCAACTGGCTCCTGGCGAATTTTTGTTCGTGTCGTTCAAAGTTGCCGGCTATGCAGGACTCACGCTGGCACTGCCCTACGTGCTGTATCAGGGGCTGGCCTTTGTTCTGCCAGGCCTGACCCAAGGAGAGCGCCGGTTGATTGCGCCGTCGGTAGCTGGATCAGCCGTTCTGTTTCTGGCCGGCCTTGCCTTTGCCTGGTGGGCTCTAGTGCCTGCTGCGCTGAATTTTCTCGTCAGCTACGGCGCCGATGTTGTGGAGCCCATCTGGTCGATTGAGCGCTATCTGGACTTCGTGCTCTTGCTGATGCTGTCGACGGGACTGGCCTTTCAGCTGCCTGTTCTGCAGCTTCTTTTGGGAGTCTTCGGCCTGGTCAACTGGCAACGCATGCTTTCAGCATGGCGCTGGGTCGTGTTGATCTCAGCCCTTGCCGGCGCTGTCCTGACGCCGTCGACAGACCCGGTCACCATGTTGCTGCTGGCTGGGGCGATCACCGCTCTGTACCTGATCGGAGTGCTTCTTGTCGCAGCGGTTCAACGGTTCAGAGCAGAAACTCCTCCAGAGTCCCCTCCCCCTGCAGCTGCAGACTAAGCGCCTTTCCAAGTCGCGGCTTGTCCCGCGTCGTGAGCAACCAGTCCCGGACAGTCTCAGCTTCCCCCAGTCGATTCACAATTTCCAAGACTTCCGCGAGATGAGCCCGGTAGTCAGGCTCATCCAATGGGAAGGACTGTTGCTCGAGATAGGCCCACATGACCTGGAAGTACATCCGTCTGCGCCTGGTGACCAGCTGCAAGTCGTAGCTGGCTTGCCAGCGAGAGCGCAAAAGGTCGATAACTTCATCGACGCTCAGAGGGCGCGACTCCAGCGGGGAGGAGTGATCAGTGCGCACTGAACAAGACCTTGAACATCAATGAAAATCCAGTCTCCGCAAAGTGTGACATGACCTAATAGAGCCCATAATGGGCCCCATCCAGTGCCCAACGAACGTCAGATATGACTCAGATGCCAGCCGCTGATGTGCCCGGAATGGGCCGCAGGCAGTTCATGAATCTGCTGACCTTCGGCTCCGTGACCGGCGTCGCCCTCGGAGCGCTCTATCCGGTGGTGAATTACTTCATTCCTCCACGGGCTGCAGGAAGCGGCGGAGGCACCAGTGCCA
This genomic window from Synechococcus sp. MIT S9220 contains:
- a CDS encoding NFACT family protein, producing the protein MAKSTLQVMDLTSLRAVLADLRAQIIPSRFEKAQQPNQQSLQLGFRTLKGMVWLELSWQADAARLVQIPPPSRIGSGSTLAQQVQHGLRQLALVDLEQRNFERVVLFHFAPRPGEVSVRTLVLELMGRHSNVLLLDDQKRITAIARQVRQHQSRVRPLSTGDPYLPPPALQSLPPSCEEPFEQWRRRLTLVPVGLGKALRDTYQGISPALTKQLINFSSKDQAPIPLSASTPVEEISDKQWQLLHTRWRRWLNQLSCDDFILQLDEAGGYRVWNDPADSSSNSESLSLRLGLYYRKHLNERQLLKESQDLQQLLEQSRQREQAQRLEQVQRLKATGGADDLQRQADAILCQAAPDRGSIEQAQKLYQRAKRLRRSIPLIEERLVHHDQRLALIDGSAGFLADLMQADWDEAGDRNQQLLELKVELEELLTPRRRRRRSGPPPGQPQPLEIRSQHGLVIQVGRNHRQNEWISLRQARAGDLWFHAQECPGSHVVLKASEAAAGEPDLQLAADLAAWFSRAKGNRRVPVVMTGVEHLQRIPGTAPGTVRHRQAELVWAEPDRAQKALEAWEPLA
- the tatC gene encoding twin-arginine translocase subunit TatC, translated to MPLVDHLEELRQRVLRSLAAVVVCALACLVAVRPLVRILEEPAGSIRFLQLAPGEFLFVSFKVAGYAGLTLALPYVLYQGLAFVLPGLTQGERRLIAPSVAGSAVLFLAGLAFAWWALVPAALNFLVSYGADVVEPIWSIERYLDFVLLLMLSTGLAFQLPVLQLLLGVFGLVNWQRMLSAWRWVVLISALAGAVLTPSTDPVTMLLLAGAITALYLIGVLLVAAVQRFRAETPPESPPPAAAD
- a CDS encoding DUF3067 family protein; the encoded protein is MRTDHSSPLESRPLSVDEVIDLLRSRWQASYDLQLVTRRRRMYFQVMWAYLEQQSFPLDEPDYRAHLAEVLEIVNRLGEAETVRDWLLTTRDKPRLGKALSLQLQGEGTLEEFLL